In Halobaculum sp. XH14, a single genomic region encodes these proteins:
- a CDS encoding DUF7126 family protein, whose amino-acid sequence MPTTSAIVAGPDEHGLGDALDSQDVAVTRIDGVVTADRLEAAGIEDAALFVLTDVDEATSIPVAKELNPDARAVVYADDSLPEFAKGQVDLAVDPELLAADAVAEELAA is encoded by the coding sequence ATGCCCACGACATCCGCCATCGTCGCCGGTCCCGACGAGCACGGCCTCGGGGACGCCCTCGACTCCCAGGACGTCGCCGTCACCCGAATCGACGGCGTCGTCACCGCCGACCGCCTGGAGGCGGCCGGCATCGAGGACGCCGCGCTGTTCGTCCTCACCGACGTCGACGAGGCGACGAGCATCCCCGTCGCCAAGGAACTGAACCCCGACGCCCGCGCGGTTGTCTACGCGGACGACTCGCTCCCGGAGTTCGCGAAGGGCCAGGTCGACCTCGCCGTCGACCCCGAACTCCTCGCGGCCGACGCGGTCGCCGAGGAACTCGCGGCGTAG
- a CDS encoding 30S ribosomal protein S8e, with protein sequence MKDQSGREKRKRTGGRRRTFRNKKRHQLGREPAETTVGEPRFQVVASRGTGEKVRALSTNVAQVTDDGETTEADIEDVVENPANVNYVRRNIITKGAVIETSAGTARVTSRPGQSGQVNAVVVDE encoded by the coding sequence ATGAAAGACCAGAGCGGTCGCGAGAAGCGCAAGCGGACCGGCGGTCGACGCCGCACGTTCCGGAACAAGAAGCGCCACCAGCTCGGCCGCGAGCCGGCCGAGACGACCGTGGGCGAGCCCCGCTTCCAGGTCGTCGCCTCCCGCGGCACCGGCGAGAAGGTCCGCGCGCTCTCGACCAACGTCGCGCAGGTGACCGACGACGGCGAGACGACCGAGGCCGACATCGAGGACGTCGTCGAGAACCCCGCGAACGTCAACTACGTCCGCCGGAACATCATCACGAAGGGCGCGGTCATCGAGACGAGCGCCGGTACCGCCCGCGTCACCTCCCGTCCGGGCCAGTCCGGGCAGGTCAACGCGGTCGTCGTCGACGAGTAA
- a CDS encoding cupin domain-containing protein encodes MDRLAEALADLDPDDGTVDSAELVVTDDVLVKLFALGPGAELDPHEHADSTNVFHVVRGTVTVLRDDVAEAIDAPGVVLHERGDVHGARNDTDEVAAVTASLCPLPGSG; translated from the coding sequence ATGGACCGACTTGCCGAGGCCCTCGCCGACCTCGACCCCGACGACGGCACCGTCGACTCCGCGGAACTGGTCGTGACCGACGACGTGCTCGTGAAGCTGTTCGCGCTCGGCCCCGGTGCCGAACTCGACCCCCACGAGCACGCCGACAGCACGAACGTCTTCCACGTCGTCCGGGGGACGGTAACGGTATTGCGGGACGACGTGGCGGAGGCGATCGACGCGCCGGGGGTCGTCCTCCACGAGCGGGGCGACGTCCACGGCGCGCGAAACGACACCGACGAGGTCGCAGCCGTCACCGCGAGCCTCTGCCCGCTTCCGGGCAGCGGCTGA